The Planococcus liqunii genome includes a region encoding these proteins:
- the glnA gene encoding type I glutamate--ammonia ligase: MGKYTKEDIKRLVKEEEVNFIRLQFTDILGIIKNVEIPTSQLDKALDNKMMFDGSSIDGFVRIEESDMYLFPDLDTWVVFPWITGKGKVARLICDIYRADGTPFEGDPRNNLKRVLKEMEELGFTHFNLGPEPEFFLFKLDASGEPSLELNDNGGYFDLAPMDLGENCRRDIVLELEEMGFEIEASHHEVAPGQHEIDFKYAAALKACDDIQTFKLVVKTIARKHGLHATFMPKPLFGVSGSGMHMNVSLFKGNENAFLDEDGEMKLSETAYQFLAGILEHAQGFTAITNPTVNSYKRLVPGYEAPCYVAWSGQNRSPLIRVPASRGLSTRVEVRSVDPAANPYLAMAALLAAGLDGIKNKMTPPKAVDRNIYAMNRKEREAVGIQDLPPTLYAALQELQSDEVMKKALGEHILNNFVEAKEIEWDMFRIAVHPWEREQYLKMY, from the coding sequence ATGGGCAAGTACACGAAGGAAGACATTAAACGATTAGTGAAAGAAGAAGAAGTAAACTTTATCCGACTGCAATTCACCGACATCCTCGGAATCATTAAAAACGTTGAAATTCCGACGTCCCAATTGGACAAAGCACTCGATAATAAAATGATGTTCGACGGTTCTTCCATCGATGGATTTGTGCGCATCGAAGAATCGGATATGTACTTATTCCCGGATTTGGATACTTGGGTCGTCTTCCCTTGGATCACCGGGAAAGGGAAAGTCGCGCGTTTGATCTGCGACATTTACCGTGCGGATGGTACGCCGTTTGAAGGCGATCCACGCAATAACTTAAAACGTGTACTTAAAGAAATGGAAGAGCTGGGCTTCACGCATTTCAACCTTGGGCCGGAACCGGAATTCTTCCTGTTCAAATTGGACGCGAGCGGGGAACCTTCGCTTGAACTGAACGACAACGGCGGATATTTTGACTTGGCTCCTATGGACCTTGGCGAAAACTGCCGCCGCGACATCGTTTTGGAATTGGAAGAGATGGGCTTTGAAATTGAAGCTTCCCATCATGAAGTAGCTCCAGGCCAGCACGAAATCGACTTTAAATATGCTGCTGCCTTGAAAGCATGTGATGATATTCAGACGTTCAAATTGGTCGTTAAGACGATTGCGCGTAAACACGGATTGCATGCTACATTTATGCCGAAGCCATTATTCGGTGTGAGCGGATCAGGGATGCACATGAACGTTTCCCTTTTCAAAGGAAACGAAAATGCGTTCCTTGACGAAGACGGCGAAATGAAATTAAGCGAAACAGCTTACCAGTTCTTAGCGGGGATTCTTGAGCACGCCCAAGGCTTTACGGCAATTACAAATCCTACAGTCAACTCGTATAAACGATTGGTGCCAGGATATGAAGCGCCTTGCTATGTGGCTTGGTCGGGGCAAAACCGCAGTCCGTTGATTCGCGTTCCGGCTTCACGCGGTTTGTCGACGCGTGTAGAAGTGCGTTCAGTAGATCCAGCAGCCAATCCGTATCTGGCAATGGCGGCTCTTTTAGCAGCTGGCCTTGATGGCATCAAGAACAAAATGACGCCGCCGAAAGCGGTTGACCGCAACATCTATGCAATGAACCGGAAAGAACGCGAAGCTGTTGGCATCCAAGACCTTCCGCCGACATTGTATGCCGCACTACAAGAACTGCAAAGCGACGAAGTGATGAAGAAAGCTCTTGGCGAGCACATCCTCAATAACTTTGTTGAAGCAAAAGAAATTGAGTGGGACATGTTCCGCATTGCCGTACACCCATGGGAGCGCGAGCAATACTTGAAGATGTATTAA
- a CDS encoding MerR family transcriptional regulator, with product MTNRVRRTMPLLPISIVMQLTELTARQIRYYEEHELISPARTEGNKRMFSLNDVDTLLEIKDYLDQGLNMAGIKKIFSMNVQPKVEQANPKTISDAELRQIMREEFMSLKAYDRGGHRQGDLSRFFH from the coding sequence ATGACGAATCGGGTTCGCCGGACCATGCCGCTTCTTCCAATCAGCATTGTCATGCAGCTGACGGAACTCACAGCGCGCCAAATCCGTTACTATGAAGAGCACGAGCTGATCAGCCCTGCCCGAACAGAGGGAAATAAGCGCATGTTTTCGTTAAATGACGTGGATACCCTGCTGGAGATCAAAGATTATTTGGATCAAGGCTTGAATATGGCCGGCATCAAGAAAATTTTTTCCATGAACGTTCAGCCAAAAGTTGAACAAGCTAATCCGAAAACAATCAGCGATGCTGAATTGCGCCAGATTATGCGGGAAGAATTCATGAGCTTAAAGGCTTATGACAGAGGCGGTCATCGCCAGGGGGATTTATCCCGTTTCTTCCATTGA
- a CDS encoding aminotransferase class I/II-fold pyridoxal phosphate-dependent enzyme, with protein sequence MQTMIRDIEETIQKELRKADDIAFLNQKKVLDAFHRQKVSDHHFNPSTGYGYDDEGRDTLERVYADVFRAEAALVRPQIISGTHAITISLFGVLRPGDELLYITGKPYDTLDSIVSGGEQDTGSLKDFGISYQHVPLTESNEIDWAAAESVIHEKTKVIAIQRSRGYDTRPSFTVDEIEDMVTRIRVLKSDAIIFVDNCYGEFVEEREPIEAGADLIAGSLIKNPGGGMAKIGGYIAGKKDLVEKCGYRMTSPGIGGEAGASLNALPDMYQGFFMAPHIVSQALKGAIFTSALLESIGMHTTPHYSAKRTDLIQSVSFKTAEQMIAFCQTIQASSPVNAQFKPEPAYMPGYEDDVIMAAGTFVQGSSIELTADGPIRPPYTAFIQGGLTYEHVKIAVLNSVETLKNSGLL encoded by the coding sequence ATGCAAACGATGATCAGGGATATAGAAGAAACCATACAAAAAGAGCTAAGAAAAGCAGACGATATTGCCTTTTTGAATCAAAAGAAGGTGCTGGATGCCTTCCACCGCCAGAAAGTCAGTGACCATCATTTCAATCCGTCGACCGGCTATGGCTATGACGACGAAGGCCGCGATACGTTGGAACGGGTGTATGCCGATGTTTTTCGTGCGGAAGCGGCACTGGTGCGCCCACAAATCATTTCCGGTACGCACGCCATCACGATTTCCTTGTTCGGCGTTTTGCGCCCGGGGGACGAATTGTTGTACATTACCGGCAAGCCTTACGATACGCTCGATTCCATTGTCTCCGGAGGCGAACAAGATACGGGATCGCTGAAAGACTTCGGCATCAGCTACCAGCATGTCCCGCTGACTGAATCCAATGAAATTGACTGGGCAGCTGCGGAATCGGTGATCCACGAGAAAACGAAAGTCATTGCGATCCAGCGATCGCGCGGCTACGATACACGGCCTTCATTTACGGTAGATGAAATCGAAGACATGGTGACAAGAATCCGTGTGCTGAAATCCGATGCCATCATTTTTGTCGACAATTGCTACGGTGAGTTTGTCGAAGAGCGCGAACCGATTGAAGCGGGAGCAGATTTGATTGCGGGCTCGTTAATCAAAAATCCAGGCGGTGGCATGGCAAAAATCGGCGGCTATATTGCCGGAAAAAAAGATTTAGTCGAAAAATGCGGTTACCGCATGACTTCTCCGGGTATAGGAGGAGAGGCTGGGGCTTCTTTAAATGCGCTTCCTGATATGTATCAGGGCTTTTTCATGGCTCCGCATATCGTATCACAAGCGTTGAAAGGCGCTATTTTCACTTCCGCCTTGCTTGAATCGATCGGTATGCACACCACGCCTCATTACTCGGCTAAACGGACGGATTTGATCCAGTCTGTATCGTTCAAGACCGCTGAGCAAATGATTGCTTTTTGCCAGACCATCCAGGCAAGTTCGCCGGTCAATGCGCAGTTCAAACCGGAACCGGCCTATATGCCGGGCTATGAAGATGATGTCATCATGGCCGCAGGCACGTTTGTCCAGGGCTCCAGCATCGAACTGACGGCAGATGGCCCGATCCGTCCGCCTTATACCGCTTTTATCCAAGGCGGCTTAACTTATGAACATGTGAAAATTGCTGTCTTAAATTCAGTGGAGACCTTAAAAAACAGCGGATTGCTGTAA
- a CDS encoding trimeric intracellular cation channel family protein, whose amino-acid sequence MAWEVLSAIGTIAFAVSGAIIAMEEEYDIFGVYLLGVVTAFGGGAIRNLLIGVPVSALWEQEMMFQLALASITLAFLFPNRLLGPWNRWGNFFDAIGLSAFAIQGALYAVDLNMPVYAVVVAAVLTGSGGGMVRDLLAGRKPLVLRAEIYAVWAAIAGILISFDMIQTDLILYGLFICITTLRVLSYLYKWRLPTRKIHSV is encoded by the coding sequence ATGGCGTGGGAAGTATTAAGTGCTATCGGGACGATCGCTTTTGCGGTGTCCGGCGCTATTATCGCAATGGAAGAAGAATATGATATTTTCGGAGTGTACTTGTTGGGCGTGGTGACGGCATTCGGTGGAGGGGCGATCCGGAATTTGCTGATCGGGGTTCCGGTGTCGGCGCTCTGGGAACAGGAAATGATGTTCCAGCTGGCGCTCGCATCCATTACACTGGCTTTTTTGTTTCCAAACCGGCTGCTCGGCCCGTGGAATCGCTGGGGGAATTTTTTCGATGCCATCGGCTTGTCTGCTTTTGCCATCCAAGGCGCCTTGTATGCCGTGGATTTGAACATGCCGGTGTATGCCGTCGTTGTGGCAGCCGTCTTGACCGGCTCCGGCGGAGGCATGGTACGGGATCTGCTTGCCGGCCGGAAACCGCTGGTGCTAAGGGCGGAAATTTATGCCGTCTGGGCAGCCATTGCCGGCATATTAATCAGTTTCGATATGATCCAGACCGATCTCATATTGTATGGACTGTTCATCTGCATTACAACTTTGCGCGTTCTGTCTTATCTTTATAAATGGAGGCTGCCGACACGCAAAATCCACTCCGTATGA
- a CDS encoding rhodanese-like domain-containing protein, whose amino-acid sequence MKSITTDDLLEIVEAGQEIQLIDVREYEEVAYGMVPGAKHIPLGELPERIEELDASAPVHIICKAGGRSAMACDFLETNGVETVNVEGGMMNWSGETIA is encoded by the coding sequence ATGAAATCCATTACAACCGATGATTTGCTTGAAATTGTAGAAGCCGGACAGGAAATCCAGTTGATAGATGTCCGTGAATACGAAGAAGTGGCGTACGGCATGGTGCCGGGTGCCAAACACATTCCGCTTGGTGAATTGCCGGAACGCATAGAGGAACTGGATGCATCTGCACCCGTTCATATCATTTGCAAAGCGGGCGGCCGCAGTGCGATGGCGTGCGACTTTTTGGAGACGAACGGCGTAGAAACAGTCAATGTTGAAGGCGGCATGATGAACTGGAGCGGTGAAACCATCGCATAA
- the hfq gene encoding RNA chaperone Hfq gives MKPVNIQDVYLNQLRKNNIFVTVFLLNGFQLKGTIKSYDNFTVLVETDGKQQLIYKHAISTFSPAKSVPIEHQE, from the coding sequence ATGAAGCCAGTAAACATTCAAGACGTTTATTTGAATCAGCTGCGTAAAAATAATATTTTTGTTACAGTCTTTTTATTGAATGGTTTTCAATTGAAAGGGACCATTAAATCCTATGATAATTTTACGGTGCTGGTTGAAACAGACGGCAAGCAGCAATTGATCTACAAACATGCAATCTCCACTTTCTCGCCTGCAAAATCGGTGCCGATTGAGCACCAGGAATAA
- the miaA gene encoding tRNA (adenosine(37)-N6)-dimethylallyltransferase MiaA yields MIDVLAIVGPTASGKTALSLELAERLGGEIINGDSMQVYREMSIGTAKIEPDEMRGIPHHLLDIKDPDESFSVAEYQKLVREKIEEIQSRGKLPIIVGGSGMYVQAVLFDYRFAEEQADEGLRAALRAELAEHGPLHMHAQLLELDPKADIHPNNTRRVLRAIEIIKSGHGTSERNLALSPMYNEVIIGLNMPRDILYDRINQRVDIMIDKGLLQEVQLLRERGIREVQSIRAIGYKEIYDYLDGKVDWEQAVDLLKQNSRKYAKRQFTYFRNKLPIFWIDALENPGKNIQKIEAFMQEKDRQRRIGIIEQQNPDKRL; encoded by the coding sequence ATGATTGACGTATTAGCCATTGTCGGCCCGACCGCTTCAGGCAAGACAGCACTTAGCCTGGAACTCGCGGAACGGCTTGGCGGTGAAATTATTAATGGCGATTCCATGCAGGTGTACCGGGAAATGTCGATTGGCACAGCAAAAATCGAACCCGATGAAATGCGTGGAATCCCGCACCATCTTTTGGACATCAAGGATCCGGACGAATCGTTTTCGGTTGCAGAATACCAGAAGTTGGTGCGTGAAAAAATCGAAGAGATTCAATCACGCGGGAAACTGCCGATCATTGTCGGCGGATCCGGTATGTATGTACAAGCGGTGCTGTTTGACTACCGCTTTGCGGAAGAACAGGCGGATGAGGGCTTGCGTGCTGCTTTGCGGGCGGAACTGGCCGAACATGGCCCTCTTCACATGCATGCACAGTTGCTGGAGCTGGACCCCAAAGCGGACATCCATCCGAACAACACACGGCGGGTTCTCAGGGCCATTGAAATCATCAAAAGCGGCCATGGAACAAGCGAACGCAATTTGGCGCTGTCGCCGATGTACAACGAAGTAATCATCGGCCTTAATATGCCGCGGGATATTTTGTATGACCGGATCAATCAACGGGTGGATATCATGATTGATAAGGGATTGCTGCAAGAAGTCCAACTGCTGCGTGAACGGGGAATCCGCGAGGTGCAGTCAATCCGTGCAATTGGCTATAAAGAAATCTACGACTATTTGGATGGCAAAGTGGATTGGGAGCAGGCTGTGGATTTGCTGAAGCAAAACTCACGGAAATACGCCAAACGCCAATTTACGTATTTCCGGAACAAGCTGCCGATTTTCTGGATCGACGCATTGGAAAATCCGGGAAAAAACATTCAGAAAATAGAAGCCTTTATGCAGGAAAAAGACCGCCAGCGTCGAATTGGAATTATAGAACAACAAAATCCAGATAAGAGGTTATGA
- a CDS encoding alpha/beta fold hydrolase, giving the protein MKITKAFLEASDGHEIYYELYEPEAPVGHVHIVHGMAEHIARYEEFAQFLASHGFAVSGHDQRGHGRTAERNGVQGYFGEQKGFDRVVKDVEEVIAVVQNQIGPLPLILFGHSMGSFVTRRYIQLHSQDISSVVLSGSGGDPGAAGKAGLVAALMAAKAKGKDQPSALLGKMTFGSFMKPFKDEESSFAWLSRDRNEVAKYEADPMCGFPSTNQFYVDLFTGLALIHKNAEVGKIRQDLPMLLISGSNDPVGGNGEGIFKAAKQYVEAGLSDVAVYLAEDARHELLHETDKEKHFETILEWMLAND; this is encoded by the coding sequence TTGAAAATCACGAAGGCTTTTTTAGAAGCATCCGATGGCCACGAAATTTACTATGAACTCTACGAACCGGAAGCGCCAGTTGGGCATGTCCATATTGTTCACGGCATGGCAGAACATATTGCACGCTATGAAGAGTTCGCACAGTTCCTGGCATCGCATGGATTCGCTGTTTCCGGGCACGACCAGCGCGGGCACGGCAGAACCGCTGAGCGCAACGGCGTGCAAGGCTATTTCGGGGAACAAAAAGGTTTTGACCGGGTGGTTAAGGATGTCGAAGAAGTGATCGCTGTCGTGCAAAATCAGATTGGCCCTTTGCCGTTGATCCTCTTTGGCCATAGCATGGGCTCTTTTGTAACGAGGCGCTATATCCAGCTGCACAGCCAAGACATTAGCAGCGTCGTTTTATCCGGAAGCGGCGGCGATCCAGGCGCTGCAGGAAAAGCAGGGCTCGTTGCCGCTCTTATGGCAGCGAAAGCCAAAGGCAAGGACCAGCCGAGCGCACTGCTCGGGAAAATGACATTCGGCAGCTTTATGAAACCGTTTAAAGATGAGGAATCGTCCTTTGCATGGCTCAGCCGTGACCGAAACGAAGTGGCGAAGTACGAGGCGGATCCGATGTGCGGGTTTCCATCGACCAATCAATTTTACGTGGATTTGTTTACCGGCCTCGCATTGATCCATAAAAATGCGGAAGTAGGAAAAATCCGCCAAGACTTGCCGATGCTGTTGATCAGCGGCTCGAATGATCCGGTTGGCGGAAACGGCGAAGGCATTTTTAAAGCTGCCAAACAATACGTGGAAGCGGGTTTGTCGGACGTTGCCGTTTATCTCGCGGAAGATGCACGGCATGAACTGCTGCACGAAACCGATAAAGAAAAGCATTTCGAAACAATTTTAGAATGGATGTTGGCAAATGATTGA
- a CDS encoding glycerol-3-phosphate dehydrogenase/oxidase, with protein MFSAKQRSMQMNLLALREFDLLVIGGGITGAGIALDAISRGMKVALVEMQDFAAGTSSRSTKLVHGGLRYLKQYEVKMVAEVGKEREIVYENAVHVTEPQQMLLPFHKGGTFGPLMTSFGLRFYDFLAGVKKGERRVMLSPDEVLKREPLVKSEGLLGGGTYVEYRTDDARLTLEVLKKAAELGAVCINYMKADGFLYKGGKVSGVQATDTVSGKTLAINAQKVVNATGPWVDGVRELDTAGGNKQLRLTKGVHIVVDRSKLPLRQAVYFDAPDKRMIFAIPRDNKAYIGTTDTFYEEDPAEPAATQKDVEYLINAVASMFPTAKLTAEDVESTWAGLRPLIYEEGKDPSEISRKDEIWESDRGLISIAGGKLTGYRKMAQTITDLVAKRLKQQTGKKFGKSSTKNLPLSGGDFGGAKEYPRFIHQTALEAEEFGLSPEEGQMFAQFFGTNAKKVFKHYNKLPDAIPESIPKTLAAVVEYAVEEEMALTPADFFVRRTGDLYFHMEDVLKYKEGVHHYMSRILGYTPQQQQAYREELQREIDNATRFREGVQS; from the coding sequence ATGTTTTCAGCCAAACAGCGGAGTATGCAAATGAATTTATTGGCCCTTCGCGAATTTGATTTGCTCGTAATCGGAGGCGGTATTACAGGTGCCGGAATCGCATTAGATGCCATATCGCGCGGCATGAAAGTGGCGTTGGTCGAAATGCAGGATTTTGCAGCCGGTACGTCCAGCCGCTCAACAAAGCTTGTTCACGGCGGCTTGCGGTATTTGAAGCAGTACGAAGTCAAGATGGTGGCAGAAGTCGGCAAAGAACGCGAAATCGTTTATGAAAATGCGGTCCATGTGACTGAACCTCAGCAAATGCTCCTGCCGTTCCACAAGGGCGGCACATTTGGCCCGTTGATGACTTCTTTTGGTTTGCGCTTTTATGATTTTTTGGCAGGCGTCAAAAAAGGGGAACGGCGTGTGATGTTGTCGCCGGATGAAGTGCTGAAGCGTGAACCGCTGGTCAAAAGCGAAGGCTTGCTGGGCGGCGGCACGTACGTGGAATACCGGACCGACGATGCGCGGTTGACGCTGGAAGTTTTGAAGAAAGCGGCCGAACTCGGAGCGGTTTGCATCAATTACATGAAAGCGGATGGCTTTCTTTACAAAGGCGGAAAAGTGTCTGGCGTCCAAGCGACGGACACGGTTAGTGGCAAAACGCTTGCGATCAATGCACAAAAAGTGGTCAATGCCACAGGTCCCTGGGTCGATGGAGTAAGAGAACTTGATACGGCCGGTGGAAACAAACAGCTCCGTTTGACAAAAGGCGTCCATATCGTCGTAGACCGCAGCAAACTGCCGCTTCGCCAGGCGGTCTATTTCGATGCCCCGGATAAGCGGATGATTTTTGCGATTCCGCGGGACAACAAAGCGTATATCGGAACGACCGACACCTTCTATGAGGAAGACCCGGCCGAGCCGGCAGCGACTCAAAAAGACGTAGAGTATTTGATCAATGCAGTAGCTTCGATGTTTCCGACAGCCAAGTTAACTGCCGAAGATGTTGAATCGACATGGGCAGGGCTCCGGCCGTTGATTTATGAAGAAGGGAAAGACCCTTCTGAAATCTCAAGGAAAGATGAAATCTGGGAGTCGGATAGAGGCTTGATTTCAATAGCGGGCGGCAAGCTGACCGGCTATCGGAAAATGGCTCAAACGATCACCGATTTGGTAGCGAAGCGACTGAAACAGCAGACCGGCAAGAAGTTTGGAAAAAGTTCAACTAAAAACCTCCCTTTATCTGGAGGGGATTTTGGCGGGGCGAAGGAATATCCGCGTTTTATCCATCAAACCGCTTTGGAAGCCGAGGAGTTTGGGTTGTCGCCTGAAGAAGGGCAGATGTTTGCCCAGTTTTTCGGCACAAACGCAAAAAAAGTGTTCAAGCATTACAACAAGCTCCCGGATGCAATTCCAGAAAGCATTCCAAAAACTTTGGCTGCTGTTGTCGAGTATGCGGTTGAAGAAGAGATGGCGCTCACGCCTGCCGATTTCTTTGTCAGAAGAACGGGGGATTTGTACTTCCATATGGAAGACGTCTTGAAGTACAAAGAAGGCGTACACCATTATATGAGCCGTATATTGGGGTATACGCCGCAGCAGCAGCAAGCGTACCGGGAAGAACTGCAGCGGGAAATCGACAACGCGACCCGGTTCAGAGAAGGGGTGCAGTCTTGA
- the mutL gene encoding DNA mismatch repair endonuclease MutL, with translation MGVIRLMDEPLSNKIAAGEVVERPTSVVKELVENAIDAGSTAIEVLLVEAGLTSIQIIDNGAGMDSEDALLSFSRHATSKIANEHDLFRIRTLGFRGEALASIASVSKVTLHTSNGENGTFVQMEGGRLIEHRAGSLRKGTDIKIDQLFFNTPARLKYLKTLQTELGHSIDLMNRLALSYPAISFKLVHDGRTILQTSGSGEIQRVISDIYGVSIAKKMIPFEAESHDYKISGYTSLPEVTRANKNYISLFVNGRWVKHYAIANTVHKAYHTFLPLERQPITILNIEGDPYLTDVNVHPAKQQIRLSKEKELMDLIHETIRWTISGAVRAPIIEQPKAPKQTPSRQLDLWKTTHTVKEPDIHSSRSYAPPVPARTFNPMPELEAIEVPGANEAEPTAIAEPPIPEAEPEQIPETPEHRFENPFEEESPQFPELEVVGQIHGTYIVAQSTDGFYLIDQHAAQERIKYEFFREKVGEVDTSERQALLLPLTFHYSRDEALRLKEALDVLAESGVFLEEFGDTSFIVREYPTWFPNGFEQEVIEDLIEQVLNERKVDVKKLREDAAIMMSCKRSIKANHYLQKHEMERLLADLKLAEQPFTCPHGRPVIIHFKTYDVEKMFKRVM, from the coding sequence ATGGGAGTCATTCGATTGATGGATGAACCGTTATCCAATAAAATAGCTGCCGGTGAAGTGGTTGAACGGCCGACCTCGGTCGTCAAAGAATTAGTGGAAAACGCCATTGATGCGGGCTCAACAGCGATTGAAGTGCTGCTGGTTGAAGCCGGACTCACCTCTATCCAAATCATTGATAACGGAGCCGGCATGGACTCGGAAGATGCATTATTGTCCTTTTCGCGCCACGCCACCAGCAAAATCGCCAATGAACATGACCTCTTCCGGATCCGGACGCTCGGGTTCCGCGGTGAGGCTTTGGCGAGTATTGCGTCGGTATCAAAAGTGACGCTCCACACCTCCAACGGGGAAAACGGGACATTTGTCCAAATGGAAGGCGGGCGCTTGATCGAGCACCGGGCAGGTTCGCTCCGGAAAGGCACTGATATTAAAATTGACCAATTGTTCTTTAACACACCAGCGCGTTTAAAATACTTGAAGACGCTGCAGACGGAACTTGGCCATTCGATTGATTTGATGAACCGGCTGGCGCTCAGCTATCCGGCAATTTCATTCAAATTGGTCCATGACGGCAGAACCATTTTGCAGACATCCGGCAGCGGCGAAATCCAACGGGTCATTTCGGACATTTACGGCGTGTCGATTGCTAAGAAAATGATCCCGTTTGAAGCAGAATCCCATGACTACAAAATCTCGGGCTATACGTCCCTTCCCGAAGTGACCCGCGCCAATAAAAATTACATTTCGCTGTTCGTCAATGGGCGCTGGGTCAAGCATTACGCCATCGCCAATACGGTCCATAAGGCGTATCACACGTTCCTGCCGCTCGAACGCCAGCCGATCACGATTTTAAACATTGAAGGCGATCCGTATTTGACGGATGTCAACGTCCATCCTGCGAAACAGCAGATTCGCCTGAGCAAGGAAAAAGAATTGATGGACCTGATCCACGAAACCATCCGCTGGACAATCAGCGGAGCGGTGCGGGCGCCGATCATTGAACAGCCGAAAGCGCCGAAGCAAACACCGAGCAGACAGCTCGATTTATGGAAAACAACGCATACGGTGAAGGAGCCTGACATCCATTCTTCCCGTTCATATGCTCCGCCTGTTCCTGCTCGGACGTTCAATCCGATGCCGGAGCTGGAAGCAATCGAAGTACCCGGTGCAAATGAAGCTGAACCGACGGCAATTGCCGAGCCGCCAATTCCTGAAGCGGAACCTGAACAAATCCCTGAAACACCGGAACACCGTTTTGAAAATCCTTTTGAAGAAGAAAGCCCCCAATTTCCGGAACTGGAAGTGGTGGGGCAAATTCACGGCACGTATATCGTGGCGCAAAGCACCGACGGTTTTTACTTGATCGATCAGCATGCGGCGCAGGAACGCATCAAATACGAGTTTTTCCGCGAAAAGGTCGGGGAAGTCGATACCAGTGAACGCCAGGCGCTTTTGCTGCCGTTGACGTTCCACTACAGCCGCGACGAGGCCCTGCGCTTGAAGGAAGCACTGGATGTATTGGCAGAAAGCGGCGTCTTTTTGGAGGAGTTCGGCGATACGTCCTTTATCGTCCGCGAATATCCGACCTGGTTCCCGAACGGTTTCGAACAGGAAGTCATCGAGGATTTGATTGAGCAAGTGCTGAACGAACGCAAAGTCGATGTGAAAAAACTGCGGGAAGATGCCGCCATCATGATGAGCTGCAAGCGCTCCATCAAAGCCAACCATTATTTGCAAAAACATGAAATGGAACGCTTATTGGCCGATTTGAAATTGGCGGAACAACCGTTCACTTGTCCGCATGGCCGACCGGTAATCATCCATTTCAAAACTTACGATGTAGAGAAAATGTTTAAACGGGTTATGTAA